One genomic segment of Cytophagia bacterium CHB2 includes these proteins:
- a CDS encoding glycosyltransferase family 4 protein, whose protein sequence is MSKTEKHLLCVSYHSTVPHNTGANVRMLNLLQHLENLRPVLLAPAPQENDLEHRMFAPMQFPQIIRKTFGFNPAILGCYGNGVFQRAMRAISDIEVSAVQCEHLWSFPLAQRLARARQAPLILIEHNVEVIYVERAYRMPLFTQITARLERKAIHASDRVVVCSEIDAGHLSARFGISPEKIWIVPNGINLPEIRQKHSRETLPAPLRDKTFVLFLGKTNYPPNAEAIRVIAEELAPRAQAQNRDLVFVVVGGPQSPDYSRVNQGLAFTGFVEDLQPLLHHAAACIAPLLSGSGTRLKILEYAAHAKPIVATRVAAEGLNFADGKEIIFADDWDDFVRAVCAIVDGKLDQNTIANLAYQKVVNEYQWQAIAAGYQKRLQELIDLSSPSREASARNALPRAARSHKAWPRENHAKLHV, encoded by the coding sequence ATGTCAAAAACAGAAAAACATTTGCTTTGCGTTTCTTATCACTCCACCGTGCCGCACAACACCGGCGCGAATGTGCGCATGCTGAATCTATTGCAGCATCTCGAAAATTTGCGCCCGGTTTTGCTTGCGCCTGCGCCGCAAGAGAATGATCTCGAGCATCGTATGTTTGCGCCGATGCAATTTCCGCAGATCATTCGAAAAACCTTCGGATTCAATCCCGCCATTTTGGGTTGTTATGGCAACGGCGTATTTCAACGGGCCATGCGCGCCATTTCGGATATCGAGGTCTCTGCGGTGCAATGCGAACATTTGTGGTCGTTTCCTTTGGCACAGCGGCTTGCGCGCGCGCGGCAGGCGCCGTTGATCCTGATCGAGCACAATGTTGAAGTTATTTATGTCGAACGCGCCTATCGCATGCCGCTGTTTACGCAGATCACCGCGCGCCTCGAGCGCAAAGCCATTCACGCCAGTGATCGCGTTGTCGTATGTTCAGAAATCGACGCCGGGCATTTGAGCGCGCGCTTTGGCATTTCTCCGGAAAAGATTTGGATCGTGCCGAACGGCATCAACCTGCCGGAGATTCGACAAAAACATTCGAGAGAAACGCTGCCAGCACCGCTGCGCGACAAAACGTTTGTGCTGTTTCTCGGCAAAACGAATTATCCCCCCAATGCCGAAGCCATTCGCGTGATTGCCGAAGAGCTGGCGCCGCGCGCGCAGGCGCAAAATCGTGATCTCGTGTTTGTGGTGGTGGGCGGGCCGCAATCCCCCGATTACAGCCGCGTTAATCAAGGCTTGGCGTTCACCGGCTTTGTGGAAGACTTGCAACCCTTGCTGCACCATGCGGCGGCTTGCATTGCGCCGTTGCTTTCCGGATCCGGCACACGCTTGAAGATTCTCGAGTATGCAGCCCATGCCAAGCCAATAGTTGCCACACGCGTGGCCGCAGAAGGCCTGAACTTTGCGGATGGCAAAGAAATTATTTTTGCGGATGACTGGGATGATTTCGTGCGCGCCGTGTGCGCCATCGTTGACGGTAAACTTGATCAAAACACAATAGCGAATCTTGCCTATCAAAAAGTGGTGAACGAATATCAATGGCAGGCAATTGCGGCCGGCTATCAAAAGCGTTTGCAAGAGTTGATTGATCTGTCTTCGCCCTCACGTGAAGCCAGCGCAAGAAACGCATTGCCGCGCGCCGCACGCTCGCACAAAGCCTGGCCGCGCGAAAATCACGCAAAACTGCACGTTTGA
- a CDS encoding glycosyltransferase family 4 protein has protein sequence MNKKLRVCYYGSYDWNEPHNSTHILGMRQAGIEVVECNLPAASKRDAANNYKGLWRTLTFGLAFLKNGISLCAKLFRLPELDAVIVGYPGYFDVPLAKFYTKRKRIPLIFNVHISLYETLVVDRGYVEAHSLQAKWLKWYDRFLFRLSDTVLTDTLSHAKYFAQLYNLPLEKFRRVFIGADPLFRPQQKRASRDCTVLFYGTFIPLQGIEYIVQAAHLLRNKKDLRFEIIGRGQTKAEIIRLAQELNVTNITFIDWVSREELVDRIAQADICLGGQFGVTPKAELVIGYKCFQMIAMGKAVIVSDSPGNRELLQHEKNCVMCPAGDAEALAEMIQYLKNNEALRRRIAEESRRTFEEHCNLNRIGEEISRIAMSVTPETTADFADNAAAARTAQASLNA, from the coding sequence ATGAATAAGAAGCTCAGAGTTTGCTATTACGGCTCTTACGATTGGAACGAGCCGCACAACTCGACGCATATTCTCGGCATGCGCCAAGCGGGAATCGAAGTGGTGGAGTGCAACCTGCCCGCTGCATCCAAACGAGACGCCGCGAACAATTACAAAGGCCTCTGGCGCACGCTCACGTTTGGCCTGGCATTCCTCAAGAATGGCATTTCACTCTGCGCAAAATTGTTTCGCCTGCCGGAGTTGGATGCGGTGATCGTCGGCTATCCCGGCTATTTCGACGTTCCACTGGCCAAGTTTTATACCAAACGCAAACGCATTCCATTAATTTTCAACGTTCATATTTCGCTTTATGAAACGTTGGTGGTGGATCGCGGCTATGTTGAGGCGCATTCGCTGCAAGCGAAATGGTTGAAATGGTATGATCGGTTTCTGTTTCGTTTGTCCGATACTGTGCTCACGGATACGCTCTCGCATGCGAAGTATTTCGCCCAACTTTACAACCTTCCTCTTGAAAAATTCCGGCGGGTATTCATTGGAGCAGACCCGCTCTTTCGCCCGCAGCAGAAGAGGGCAAGTCGGGATTGCACCGTGCTGTTCTACGGCACATTTATTCCGCTGCAAGGCATAGAATATATCGTGCAGGCCGCGCATCTTTTACGCAACAAAAAAGACTTGCGCTTTGAAATCATCGGGCGCGGGCAAACCAAGGCGGAAATCATCCGTCTCGCGCAGGAACTTAACGTGACGAACATCACGTTTATCGATTGGGTCAGTCGCGAGGAACTGGTTGATCGCATTGCGCAAGCCGACATTTGTCTCGGCGGCCAGTTCGGTGTGACGCCGAAAGCGGAGCTGGTCATCGGCTATAAATGCTTTCAAATGATCGCAATGGGCAAAGCCGTGATCGTGAGCGATTCGCCGGGGAATCGGGAATTGCTGCAGCATGAAAAAAATTGCGTCATGTGCCCCGCCGGTGATGCAGAAGCATTAGCGGAGATGATCCAATATCTGAAAAACAATGAGGCGCTGCGGCGGCGCATTGCTGAGGAAAGCCGCAGAACTTTTGAAGAACATTGCAATCTCAATCGCATCGGAGAGGAGATTAGCAGAATTGCAATGAGTGTGACGCCGGAAACGACGGCTGATTTCGCGGATAACGCGGCGGCTGCCAGAACAGCACAAGCTTCACTGAACGCATAG
- a CDS encoding polysaccharide biosynthesis protein has translation MTIMLWRGAFLLLLGQILFLASGYGVSVVLARWLGPEEFGAYGIVYSLLMVFELCVVAGIPNALQRFVGENPTKAFALHRVMLRWQIVYTAVVFGLAFLTARFFLGIFNDSRLAAILQIAIIDILFFSFYWYYAGMQIGLKNFGRQTVIASVYSVSKFAFITLLLLGGYGVTGAFIGNILGSLCGLALGMWWTRLPKQSAEISKPELLHFIVPNILYSIGMNLFFYIDLWAVKYYMSEAMVGFYNAASTIGRIPYSFAIALAGALLPSLAFAVAQSQKRESEHIIRQALRLTLLTVLPALALVSSSATPIATMFFGEAYAGAGGILRVLMAGLSIYAIFMVVNTIAMAKGGMKMCTIIVFALLPLDVLLNWYCVPRWGTVGAAAATTATMLMGVIANSLYVKRIFNAFINLRSLVRILFAATTVFALSHFIPTNNAWELLAKFAVLMIFYILLLRVFGEVDQNDIAQIKNTFSAKFGNRKTETPKPEVYAAALES, from the coding sequence ATGACGATCATGTTATGGCGCGGCGCATTTTTGCTTCTTCTCGGACAGATACTGTTTCTCGCGAGCGGTTATGGCGTTAGCGTGGTGCTAGCGCGCTGGCTCGGCCCGGAAGAGTTTGGCGCTTATGGCATTGTGTACTCGTTGTTGATGGTGTTCGAGCTCTGTGTGGTGGCCGGCATTCCCAATGCGCTGCAACGGTTTGTCGGCGAAAACCCCACAAAAGCGTTTGCCCTGCATCGCGTGATGTTACGCTGGCAGATAGTCTATACCGCAGTTGTGTTCGGCCTCGCTTTTTTAACAGCACGCTTTTTTCTCGGCATATTCAATGACTCGCGCCTTGCCGCGATATTGCAGATTGCCATTATTGATATTTTGTTTTTCAGCTTTTATTGGTATTACGCCGGCATGCAAATTGGGCTGAAGAATTTTGGCCGGCAGACCGTTATTGCCAGCGTCTACTCCGTTTCCAAGTTTGCGTTTATCACGCTTCTCTTGCTTGGGGGGTACGGCGTGACCGGCGCTTTTATTGGAAATATTTTGGGATCGCTGTGTGGTTTGGCGCTGGGAATGTGGTGGACGCGTCTACCGAAACAATCTGCCGAGATTTCAAAGCCAGAGTTGCTGCACTTCATTGTCCCGAATATTCTGTACTCAATCGGCATGAATTTATTTTTTTATATTGATCTCTGGGCGGTGAAATATTATATGAGCGAAGCCATGGTCGGATTCTATAATGCGGCATCGACCATCGGTCGCATTCCCTACTCGTTTGCGATTGCCCTGGCCGGTGCGCTATTGCCGTCGCTGGCATTTGCCGTTGCTCAAAGCCAAAAACGCGAGAGTGAACATATCATTCGCCAGGCCCTGCGTCTGACGTTGCTGACGGTTTTGCCGGCGCTGGCGCTGGTGTCTTCCTCGGCAACCCCCATTGCAACTATGTTCTTTGGCGAAGCTTACGCCGGCGCCGGAGGCATTCTGAGAGTGCTGATGGCGGGTTTGTCGATCTACGCCATCTTCATGGTGGTGAATACGATTGCCATGGCCAAGGGCGGCATGAAAATGTGTACCATCATTGTATTCGCCTTATTGCCGCTTGACGTGTTGCTCAATTGGTATTGTGTTCCCCGCTGGGGCACCGTCGGCGCGGCGGCGGCAACAACAGCAACCATGTTGATGGGCGTGATCGCCAACTCACTTTATGTCAAAAGAATTTTTAACGCCTTCATCAACCTCCGTTCGCTTGTTCGCATTTTGTTTGCTGCGACAACGGTTTTCGCGCTCTCCCATTTCATTCCGACCAACAATGCCTGGGAGCTGCTCGCGAAGTTTGCCGTACTCATGATTTTTTATATTCTACTGTTGAGAGTGTTCGGCGAGGTCGATCAAAATGATATTGCCCAGATCAAGAATACCTTTTCAGCAAAATTCGGTAATCGCAAAACGGAAACGCCAAAACCGGAAGTGTATGCCGCCGCGCTGGAGTCGTGA